The genomic window GCAGTTAAAGTTGCATCTGTAACCGCTAAAAAATTATTGGTCGGACTCGCATTCCAAACAATGCTGTATAGTGTCGGTGAGTTTGTTGAAGCGCTATAGCTTAAACTCGAAGTTTGGGCTGAAGCACTAAAACAAACTTCATTGGCAGTTCCAAGCGTTATTGATGGCAATGGATTGACAGTTACTGTAAAATTGCTGGGCGTAGAAATACATCCATTCGCATTTTTTACTGTTAAAGTTCCTGTATATGTCCCCGCAGCTGTTCCCGCTGGAACTGTAATATTAATTGAATTAGCAGGTAAGCTTGCATCAGTAATAGTTCCAAAATTATTCGTCGGACTCGCGTTCCAGACAATGCTATATGAAGTCGGAGAATTAGCTGGCGCTGTGTAAGGCAATGTTACATTTTGCAGACTTGCGCTTGTACATACTCCAGCAATACTTCCTAACGAAATTGCTGGTAATGAATTTACTGTAACTGTAAAACTATATGTAGGAGATATACATCCTGCCGTGTTTGCTACTGTTAAATTTCCAGTATAAGTACCGCCTGGAGTATTGGCAGGTATTTGAATATTAATTGGGCTTGCCGTTAAAGCTGCATTTGCAACTGGCAAAAAACTATTTGTCGGACTTGCATTCCAAGTTATGCTATAAGTAGAAGGTAAATTAGTGATATTACTATACGGCAGCGTGGTACTCTGCAGATTAGAACTTGCACATACTGCTGTCGTGGCACCTAATGTTAATGTTGGTTGGGCCCCCACTATAACATTTACAGAATTATTTGTAGAAATTGCAGAAGTACAGTCTACAGAAGTTAAAGAAGTAACTGTTATTGTACTAGTTCCTGAAACATTCAATCCAACCGCAGTAAAACTTCCAGATCCATTGGATCCTACCGTCATTGTTGCTGTTAAACCTGTAAAAGATGGACTGCTTCTATTATAAGTTACTGTGTATGTACCTGCAGGTAATGTCGTTGATGTCCCTGTCAGCTGTACTTGTGAAGTTGTCCCTATCGCCGTGCAAACATTTGCTGCCGATATTCCGGTAAAACTGTACGTTTTACAAGTATAAGTAATGTTAACGTGGCCTCTTGCTCCAATTCCGCCATTATATAAAGTTGATGAACTCAATAGAACTAAGGAACTAGCTGCTCCCGCACCACCTCCTCCATATTCCTGCCCAGGATTTCCTGCACCATTTGCTCCTATTAGGCTAGCATAACCAAGCCCTCCTGCTCCCCCCTTTTGTGGCCCAGGATTTCCTGCACCTCCACCATTTCCAGAGGAAAGAGCTACATTCAGCAAACTAACATATCCTCCTCCCGAAGCCGATCCATTTGCCGTTGTAAGATTTCCTATAGAACCAGTAGTTGCAGACGCCCCATTTGGTGGAGTATTACCTGTAGCTGGAAGATTGGCACTGCCCCCAGCGCCACCTGGCGCATAAAAAACATCCGTGAAATTAGCCACATAAGAAGGTTCTCCATTAGCCCCATTGCTTGAGCTTGACGCTGTAGCTTTCGCCACAACAACATTTAAAGTCGATGTTATTATTCCTGTAATTTTTCCTAAAGCATAAGCACCACCAGCTCCACCAGCAGCGCCTCTTCCCCATCCGTTACCACCCAAAGCTGCTCCGCCTCCGCCTCCGCCTCCCCAAGCTTCAACAGTAACTTCATCAATACCTGCTGGAAGAGGGAAAGAAGGATTACTCGATGGAATTGCATGCACTAAAGTTTGCGCTTTGGAAGTTGTACAAAAAATTGAGAAAAATAAAATTAGTAGAAATTTAAATCTCAAATTGAAATTTAATGGTTTACCAATATAAATTACTAAAGTTGAAAAACTGAAAAGATTCAGCACAGTAAGTATTTTTTTTTTCATCTTGTGGCATTTTAATAATTGAAAAATAAATTCAAACTCAACAAGATTAATTGCAAAATCAAGTAACACAGAGTAAAAAGAAGCACTTCAATTTTACAATCAATGTAAGGCAGATAAAATGACAGTTATTGAAACTGTATTTTTGAAGAAAAAAATTTAACTGCTAGGCTTATAGAAGGCATTTAATCGAATTAATATGCTTTTAATCGATTAAACTTTACTACAAGGTACGATTTTATTTACATTGAAATTGAAGTTGAAATACTAAACCGTAATTTTAACATGTTTACATTAGAAAACACAAAAAACAGGAAAAAACTGTTAAAACGCAAATAAAGCCAATAAATACAAGCAATTACAAATTAGTTTAATAAAAAAATCCTTTTGTAATTTTTACAAAAGGATTGCAAGCGCATTTTATTTCATTTTTTAAAAAATCACCTTTTTTGAAGTTGATTTGCCATTCTCAAAAATGACTTTCACTAATAAAACCTGATGCGGAGAAAACAAATTTTGAACGCTAACTTTTCTAGTTTCAAGTTTATCTTTTTTGTACAATTCATTTCCAGAAATATCAAATATTCCCACCTTTTTAATGTTTTCCTTAAATGACTCAATATTTATAATTTGATTTTTGACATATATCAGAGTAGTTTGAGAATCTTCCTTAAAAGTTGTTTCCCCTAAAGTTTTATTAGAATAAACTATTGAAAAACGATTATTAAAAGTTCCTACTTCAGAATCAAATTGATATGCTCCTTCCGAAAGATTATGAATTTTATTTAAAGTTTGATCCACTAAAAAAATATCAATTTCATTAAACAATGGATCCTGATTATCTATCTCTAATTTCAAAGTAGTTTTAGCAGTCGTTTTATATCCTAAATTAAAAGAATCACTTTCTATCCAAGGCATTGCTTTTCCTTGAATTACTAGTTTTTTATCTTCCAAAATACTATAAAAATCAATCTCTTGACTTGAACCGAAAGATAAAGCATCATAATAATCTAATGCGTTTGAAGCTTCTTTAGCGTAACCCAATAAAATTTGCTTCAAGGCATTTTTCCCATTATGAAGATTCAGCCAAAATCGAAGTCTATCATTTTCTTTTTCAGCTTGAGAGCTATTACTTGGTCTAAAAAAGGAACTGTTGTGAGCTTTAATTCTCATACTATTGTTAAATTGAATAAAGCCTTCTTCTTTGCTTTGTATAAAAAAGCCTTGCCCAGAAGCTATTGTGCCATCTGGTGTTGTAGTATAGTTTTCCGAATTTAAAGAAGAGCTTATTCCAACGCCCCCTAAAAGATTATATACAACACAATCATCTGCTGAATATTTGCCATTAGAAGGCGGCGTGCTATGTGTCCAAAAATAAAGAGCTCCATATATTTTTGAGGCATTTGATTTTATAAAAAGATCTGCATTTATCGCAGAAGGATACGGATTTCCTATCAGATAATAACCATCCGCAACTTTAAATTCCGCTTCTATTTTACCATTATTCGGAATCCCTTTAAAAGTTCCTTCAAACACTTCCCGTTCTGTAATAGAATAATTTTGTGGCGCCCTAATACAGTAACCTTGCCCCGGAATCATGGTCATTGTCCCGTTATAATTTACGATCCAACGAGAAGTTGGGTCATGCCAATAGTATTTATCTGCAAGAGTATTAGGCGAAAAATCTACCATTGTCTGTCTATCAACAGGTGAAGACCAATATGTCATATCGTAACGAATTACTGGTTTTGTTTTTCTTATTAAATGAATAATCCCAGTATTTACTATCTCATCATCTGACTGATATAAACTTGCTGAGTCTTCTAAGACCAAAGTTCCAAATCCTGTATATCCAAACTCTATCGAAAGGGCATTTTTCTCTAGCAAGGTTACAATTTTGCCCTGATCAATATGGCAGCCACAAACAGCAGTAGTAGTTAATTGTGGAAAATTTTCTTTAAAAAACACATCTTTTCCTGCTGAAGGCGGACCATTTGACCAAGAGATTCCATTCCAAACCGTAGTGTTTACACAAAGTTTTAAACGCGCAATTCTATGCTTTGAAATACCTGAAACCGAATTAAAATTACCTCCAATGAGTAATTTATATTCGTCAGTAAATTTCATGTCAAAGAGTGTATTATTTAGAGGCGAGGTAAAGGAATTATCAATAGCTCCTGTAGACAATAATCTAATAAGTCTGGAAGAAACGCTATTTTTATATGTTCCTGAGAAAGAACCTCCGACCAAAATTCGATCATCAGGCTGCACTAAAATAGAGCGAACATCTCCTTTACTAAAACCTGTTCCTGACTCAAATGTTGAGTCAAGACTTCCATCACTGTTCAGTCTAACTATTCTTTTCTGAGGATTTCCATCAAAAATTAAAAATGAACCTCCAACAATAATCTTTTGATCCGACTGAAGTGCCAATGCGTAGACATATTTATCAAAACCACTTCGAATATTAAAACTAGAATCAATACTTCCATCAGAATTTAAACGAACCAAGCCTGAAAAAGACTGTTCATTAAATGTTTTAAAATGTCCTCCAAGAAGAATTTTCCCATCAGGTTGTATAAGTATCGTTTCAATAGTACCATCTGCGCCCAAACCAATATTGAAGCTGTTGTCTTTTGATCCATCTGGCAGAAGTCTAACAATCCTACTAGTATTTACATTTGATCCATTATATTTTGTGAAAGCGCCCGCAACAATTATTTTTTGATCAGACTGAATGGCCAGTGCATAAACTTGAGCATTAAAACCATCTCCATTATTAAAAGAATTATCTATTTCTCCATTTGAAAAAATCCTAACTAGCCTATTATTGAGTACATCATTATATCTTGTAAAGTTTCCTCCAATAATTACTTTTCCATCTGACTGCAATGCTGTTGTTTTCACCACACTATTTGCTCCAGATTTTCCTGCATTAAAAGAAGCATCAGTAGAACCATCTCCTAAAAGACAAGTTATTTTTGAAACCGATACTCCATTAAATTTACTGAAATTACCCGCAACAATTGTTTTCTGATTTGGAAGAGGCAAAATACTCAAAACAGAATTATCAAAACCAATACCCGAAGACAAATACCCAATATCATGTTCCCCATCACTGCTAATTTTAGCTAATCTTCCTTGATTTTGTCCATTAAAAACAGAAAAAGAACCGCCAACAAACCAAGAACCTTCTTCATCAAATTCTAAACTTAAGACAGATGCAGAAGCAGGCCCTGAACCAATATCAAAATCTGATTTTAGGGTTCCATCTGGATTAAGAAAAACTAATCTATTAACTTCACTATTATTATAAAACCCTGTAAAAGATCCGCCCACCATTAAATTTCCGTATGGATCCATTTTGAGCGTTTGCACACCTTCCTTACTAAAACCAAATCCTGTTTGAAAACTTTCATCTTTCGTTCCGTCAGCATTCAAACGAATAAGACGATTGGATGCAATATCATTAAAGGCAGTAAAATTTCCTCCTAATACAATTTTTCCATCTGGTTGCAATACAATCGCATTAATATCATCATTGAAGCCGGTACCGCTATTAAAAGTCGAGTCGAAACTTCCGTTACTATTTAGACGCACAATTCTATTTGCAGGAATTCCATTAAATGTGATAAAATTTCCAGTAAGAATTATTTTTTCATCATCAGTTATTTTCGCATGAGTTATATTTAATGCCGAACCAGAGCCCGTCAAAAAAGAAGAATCGAGCGTTCCGTTTGGAAACAAACGCACCACTCGATTTACGGTAGAATTTGCATATTTTGTAAAACTTCCAACAATTATTATTTTTCCATCTGACTGCGTTGCAATATCATAAACAATTCCAGTTGTTGCCCCTATCGTAGTATTAAAAGTAGCATCATAAGATCCGTCAGAGTTTAAGCGAATCAGTCTTCCTGCACTAATTCCGTTGTACATCGTAAAATTTCCACCCAAAATAATTTTTCCATCTGGCTGTAAATACGATGCGTAAATTTTTCCATTAAAACCAGTGCCTGTATTAAAACTCTCATCAATGGAACCATTGGAATTTAAACGAGTAAGATAAGAAACTGGAGATCCGTTTAGGCTGAGATAATCGCCACCAACAATCAAGCTGCCATTATTTTGTAAAAGGAGAGTTCGTACAACCCCATCAAAACCATCGCCGTTTTGCCCGTCATCAAGTGTATTAAACAAATGATCAACTTTCCCTTGCTGTGCTAGAAGGTTTGAATTTGGCAAGAATAAAAATAGAATTAGGCAATAGAATAAATTTCTAATCAAAATAATGCAATTAAAGTTAATATTGTAAGAATTAAGCTAAAATTACAAAGTTGAAGTAAGGTGCACAATACCAAGATTTAGGGATATTTTTGTGCATAAAAAAGCCCATTCTTTCAAGGAATGGGCTTATAAATATTTTGGTAATCACTTACAAATTAGAAAAAATAGCTTTCTTAGTAAAAGTATGACCATTTTCTAAGGTTATTTTTACCAATAATACTTGATCTGTAGAATGCAAGTTTTTAATTTGTAATTCTGAGGCATTTACTTTACTATTAGTGTATAATAACTGCGCTCCAATGTTATAAACATTTACTTCTTTTATTGTTTCTTTAGATGAAGCAATATTTACCGTTTTGTCTTTAACAGAAACTAAAACTGTATTTTCAAGATTCTCAAATTCACCTGTTCCTAAAGTTTTGTTTGTATAACGAAGTGAAAAACGAGTTGTATTTGTTTCTCCGGCACTAAAGAAAGTATAATTTTCTTTTCGTAAATCTATAATTTTACCTGTCGTTTTGTCTTCTAGATATACATCCTGAGTAGCAAAAAACCCATCTGCGTGATCAATAGAAATGGTAAAGTTACGATCTCCCTTATCATCAACACCGCTCCTGTATCCTAAAGGAATCACTTCTGTATTATCAAAAGGAAGTGCTCGACCTTGAACTATCAGGTTTTTAGATTCGTTAATACTATAAAAATCGATGTAAGAGTTGCTTCCCATAGTCGTTGCATCATAAAGTGCATCATTACTATTTGTTGCTCCTTCAATATAACCAATTAATATCTGTTTGAAAGCTCCTTGTGAATTGGCAATATTTAACCAAAGACGATTTTTTTCAACTTCACTAGTTTTATCCGTTTTATAAAACTGCGTATTCTTTGAGCTTCCCTCACGAAGGCCATTATTAAATTTAATTACAGTTGCAGTTGGAGGTGCATTTGTAAAAAAGGCTTGTCCTGCCCCGATGAATCCATCAAATTCATCTGCACCTGAAACAATCTCCCCACTTACTCTTACCGAACCTGTCCCGTTATAAATAACAAAATCTGAACTTAGGTATTTAAAAGTATTAGTTCCTTGTTCAAGTTGTGGAGGCTGATTATGCGTCCAAAAATATAATGATCCTATATGATCTTTATTTTCGAGCATTAACTTAGCTGCATTTATTGGAGAAGGATATGGATTTCCTACTAAATTTAACTTATCATGCTCTACTGGAACTGACCAATCCCCATTGTTTGGAGTACCAACAAATGTACCATCAAATACCGAAGGAGATACTAAATCAAAATATTGTGGAGCTCTAATACTATAACCTTGTCCCTCCTCCATAATTCTTGTACCATTCTTGTTAAGAACCCATTTCGAAGTAGCAGAATTCCAATAATGGTATTTATCAAACAAAGTATTTGGAGAAAAGTCATGCATAGACAAACCGTTTACTGGTGAAGACCAATAAACAACATCATAACGGCGCATGCTAACTTTTCTTTTATAAGAAATACTACCCGTGTTAACAGCGTTTGCTCCCTGTAATAAACTTGATCCACTTTCAAATATCAATTTACCATTACTTGATATTCCGTTTGTAATAGTCAAAGTCATTTCAGACGGAATAATTACGTTAGGATCTGTTGCGCCATTTGGAACATTAATATTTAAAGAACATGCTGTTATATTTGGTTTAGCAGCGGAAAATGGCTGATTTGGCACAACTGACGAAATCGTTACACTCTTACTTCCGTCTGGTTCACCATTAGACCATCCTGAACCATTCCATGTTGTGTTTGAACTAATGTCGTTTATAGTAACAGTAGCTGAACTTGAAGTACAATTTAAATCATTTGTAACTGTAAAGTAATACGTTCCTACTATTAAATCTTGAATAGGAAGAGTAGAACTTGTTCCAGAAAATGATCTCGCCAACGTAGTCGTTCCTGTCTGATTAATTGTCCAATTTCCAGATAAACCTGTTAGTGTTATGCTTCCAAAACTTCCGCAAGATACATCGTTGTTTTTTGTAATTGATGGCGCTGTAGGTGCTTGTTTTACTGCTATTGTACCTGTTGTTGAAATATTTCCACAACCATTAGTTAAAGTTACTGTATAATTAAATGGGCTACCCACTTCTGTTGTAGGAGTACCGCTAATTGTAACTACATTTCCTGACCAGCCTCCAGTAACTCCGTTAGGCAGACCTGAAAATGTTGCTCCTGTCGCCCCTGTTGTAGTATATTTAATATCTGAGATTGCAGTATTGGCACAAATAGTTTGCGAGTCTGTTCCTACTACTGAACTGAGTGTAATTGTGTTTGTAGTAGGAGTAAGCGTACCTGTCGTTTGAGCCGTGCTGGTTCCGCACGCGTTTGTTGCGGTTACTGAAACTGTTCCTTGCCCGCTTCCAACTGTAATAGTTGACGATGCTGTATTGGCTCCACCTGTTACTGACCAGCCTGTTCCCGTTACTGACCATGCATATGATGTTGCGCCAGAAATAGGTGAAATGCTGAATGTGTTATTTGATGATCCTGCGCATAAATTGACTGGAGGAGTAATCGCTCCTGGCTGTGGCGGAACTGTGGTCGGAGTAAGCGTACCTGTTGTTTGGGCTATACTGGTTCCGCACGCATTTGTTGCCGTTACTGAAACCGTTCCTTGACCGCTTCCAATTGTAATACTTGCTGATGCTGTATTACCTCCCGCTGTTACTAACCAGCCTGTTCCCGTTACTGACCATGTGTATGACGTTGCACCAGAAACTGTTGCAATGCTGAATGTATTATTTGTCGATCCTGCGCATAAATTAGTCGGCGGGGTAATCGCTCCTGGCTGAAATGGTGCTGTAGTCGGATTGAGTGCTGAAGTAGTACGAGCTATACTGTTTCCACAGCCATTTATAGCTATTACTGAAACTGTCCCTTGTCCACTTCCAATTGTAATGCTTGCCGATGCCGTATTGGCTCCACCTGTTACCGACCAGCCTGTTCCTGTTACTGACCATGCATATGATGTTGCGCCAGAAACTGGTGAAATGCTGAATGCATTATTTGTTGATCCTGCGCATAAATTGGTCGGCTGGGTAATCGCTCCTGGCTGAGATGGTGCTGTAGTCGGATTGAGTGCTGAAGTAGTACGAGCTGGGCTGGTTCCGCACGCGTTTGTAGCCGTTACTGAAACAGTTCCTTGACCGCTTCCAATTGCAATGGTTGCTGATGCTGTATTTCCACCTGATGCCACTGACCAGCCTGTTCCTGTCACTGACCATGTATAAAAAACTGCCCTTGCAACTGGTGCAACGCTAAATGTACTAGTTGTTGATCCAGCACATATATTAGCAGGCTGGGTAATCACTCCAGGCTGTGGTGGCGTCGCTGAACTTGCACTTATCCTAACAATGTTACTTGGCGCATACGAACATCCTGAACTTCCACTAATACTTACCAATCGTCTATAGTATACTACATTATTTGCTGTTATTGATGGTGGTGAATAATTTCTTGAAGTTCCAGCTGTATTGATGTTATTAAAAGCAACTCCATCTGTTGATGACTGCCACTGAAAACTTAATTGAGGATTTTGCAAATTAGGATCACCTGAACTATATTGAAGCGATCCTACAATTTGTCCAGGTGTATAAGTACCTGTTCCACAATAATCAACTGTTGCTGGAGCTGTTATAGTATTACTATTTGTATCAAATGGTGCCATTGTAAACGTAACTGAATTCGCATCATCATTTTCATAGTAATCAAATACTAAATCGTCATCGCCATCTAAATTTACAACTACATTGGTATATGTTGTTGAAGCTTGTTCTACCCATCGATCCAAAATATTTGTTCCATTTAAATATAGTCGAACTCCGTCATCTCCACTTACAGTAATCATATAACAACCACTCTTTGTTGTTTTCATTCTATGTCTTACTGCAAAACCCTGCGTATATACCTGCCCACGTGTTGCTCCTCCTGACATAAATGAAAAACAAGTATAGCCTGCACCGAAATTTTCATTTATAGACTCTGAACTAACATTATAATACCCCAAATACTTATCACTTGTAAAAGTAATCGGTTCCTTCCCACCAGCAGTGTAGACATGAGCCACCCAGTTATTTGTTCCATAATCATTTTGGTTATCTTGTGAATTTCCTATTGCTGTTTGAGTAACAGTGATTCCTCTACTTCCAACCGTTCCATTTGCTGCACATCCCGCTGCAGACAAGACAACCTTCACTTGTCCTGAAACTGACGGAATCCAATCAGTTATAGTAGCTCCACTAACTCCCGAGGCTGAAGTAGCTGGTGATACATTTGCATCTGTTGCCGCATCAAGTATTGTTAGATTTTCATCTAAACTAGCAAAAGCATTCTGTACTGAAAAAGTATATTTAAAGCCTTTTATTACATTCACCAAAGCATATTGCCCAGCTATTACATTTCCTGTTGTATAAGTAGTTGTACTTCCTGTACAAAAAGTGTATGGTCCACCAACTGAATTAGTAGGAACTATTGTAGCTGGTATATTATATGTTATCTTTATTTGACCTGCTCCTCCAGAACCTCCTGCTCTATTTGAATTGTTTCCTACGTAGGATCCTCCTCCACCTCCTCCTGGCGCATTACCAGAATTTCCATCACCTCCATTACCTGCGTTGCTTCTCGACGCTCCACCTGTTCCACCGCCAGTACCTCCACCATTTCCACCTGCACCTCCTTGTGAAGTATTCCCAACATTTCCATTAGCCCCTTGACTAGTAGAATCACCCATACTCCCTACAGCTGTACCTACACCACCTAAAACAGTTCCCCCATTTGGATTTAATCCTCCTTGACCTCCTTTAGCGATCAAAACAGTAGCAGATGAAAACCATGTATCATCACCAGATGCCCCTCGTGAAGGATTTGTTGAACCAGCTGTTGCAGCGGCGATACTACAATTAAAAACTTGATTAGGAGAGACTGAAAATGTAGATTTTGCATACGCTCCTCCAGCTCCTCCTCCACCTCCACCTGCGTTATTAGCTGTAGTTCCCCCTCCAGCTCCTCCAGCTCCCCAAC from Flavobacterium sp. KACC 22763 includes these protein-coding regions:
- a CDS encoding glycine-rich domain-containing protein, with product MMRKLLYSFLFFIFLHSAGFGQTSTTITLNAGQTSFTVPCSVTSITVECWGAGGAGGGTTANNAGGGGGGAGGAYAKSTFSVSPNQVFNCSIAAATAGSTNPSRGASGDDTWFSSATVLIAKGGQGGLNPNGGTVLGGVGTAVGSMGDSTSQGANGNVGNTSQGGAGGNGGGTGGGTGGASRSNAGNGGDGNSGNAPGGGGGGSYVGNNSNRAGGSGGAGQIKITYNIPATIVPTNSVGGPYTFCTGSTTTYTTGNVIAGQYALVNVIKGFKYTFSVQNAFASLDENLTILDAATDANVSPATSASGVSGATITDWIPSVSGQVKVVLSAAGCAANGTVGSRGITVTQTAIGNSQDNQNDYGTNNWVAHVYTAGGKEPITFTSDKYLGYYNVSSESINENFGAGYTCFSFMSGGATRGQVYTQGFAVRHRMKTTKSGCYMITVSGDDGVRLYLNGTNILDRWVEQASTTYTNVVVNLDGDDDLVFDYYENDDANSVTFTMAPFDTNSNTITAPATVDYCGTGTYTPGQIVGSLQYSSGDPNLQNPQLSFQWQSSTDGVAFNNINTAGTSRNYSPPSITANNVVYYRRLVSISGSSGCSYAPSNIVRISASSATPPQPGVITQPANICAGSTTSTFSVAPVARAVFYTWSVTGTGWSVASGGNTASATIAIGSGQGTVSVTATNACGTSPARTTSALNPTTAPSQPGAITQPTNLCAGSTNNAFSISPVSGATSYAWSVTGTGWSVTGGANTASASITIGSGQGTVSVIAINGCGNSIARTTSALNPTTAPFQPGAITPPTNLCAGSTNNTFSIATVSGATSYTWSVTGTGWLVTAGGNTASASITIGSGQGTVSVTATNACGTSIAQTTGTLTPTTVPPQPGAITPPVNLCAGSSNNTFSISPISGATSYAWSVTGTGWSVTGGANTASSTITVGSGQGTVSVTATNACGTSTAQTTGTLTPTTNTITLSSVVGTDSQTICANTAISDIKYTTTGATGATFSGLPNGVTGGWSGNVVTISGTPTTEVGSPFNYTVTLTNGCGNISTTGTIAVKQAPTAPSITKNNDVSCGSFGSITLTGLSGNWTINQTGTTTLARSFSGTSSTLPIQDLIVGTYYFTVTNDLNCTSSSATVTINDISSNTTWNGSGWSNGEPDGSKSVTISSVVPNQPFSAAKPNITACSLNINVPNGATDPNVIIPSEMTLTITNGISSNGKLIFESGSSLLQGANAVNTGSISYKRKVSMRRYDVVYWSSPVNGLSMHDFSPNTLFDKYHYWNSATSKWVLNKNGTRIMEEGQGYSIRAPQYFDLVSPSVFDGTFVGTPNNGDWSVPVEHDKLNLVGNPYPSPINAAKLMLENKDHIGSLYFWTHNQPPQLEQGTNTFKYLSSDFVIYNGTGSVRVSGEIVSGADEFDGFIGAGQAFFTNAPPTATVIKFNNGLREGSSKNTQFYKTDKTSEVEKNRLWLNIANSQGAFKQILIGYIEGATNSNDALYDATTMGSNSYIDFYSINESKNLIVQGRALPFDNTEVIPLGYRSGVDDKGDRNFTISIDHADGFFATQDVYLEDKTTGKIIDLRKENYTFFSAGETNTTRFSLRYTNKTLGTGEFENLENTVLVSVKDKTVNIASSKETIKEVNVYNIGAQLLYTNSKVNASELQIKNLHSTDQVLLVKITLENGHTFTKKAIFSNL
- a CDS encoding T9SS sorting signal type C domain-containing protein, with product MPNSNLLAQQGKVDHLFNTLDDGQNGDGFDGVVRTLLLQNNGSLIVGGDYLSLNGSPVSYLTRLNSNGSIDESFNTGTGFNGKIYASYLQPDGKIILGGNFTMYNGISAGRLIRLNSDGSYDATFNTTIGATTGIVYDIATQSDGKIIIVGSFTKYANSTVNRVVRLFPNGTLDSSFLTGSGSALNITHAKITDDEKIILTGNFITFNGIPANRIVRLNSNGSFDSTFNSGTGFNDDINAIVLQPDGKIVLGGNFTAFNDIASNRLIRLNADGTKDESFQTGFGFSKEGVQTLKMDPYGNLMVGGSFTGFYNNSEVNRLVFLNPDGTLKSDFDIGSGPASASVLSLEFDEEGSWFVGGSFSVFNGQNQGRLAKISSDGEHDIGYLSSGIGFDNSVLSILPLPNQKTIVAGNFSKFNGVSVSKITCLLGDGSTDASFNAGKSGANSVVKTTALQSDGKVIIGGNFTRYNDVLNNRLVRIFSNGEIDNSFNNGDGFNAQVYALAIQSDQKIIVAGAFTKYNGSNVNTSRIVRLLPDGSKDNSFNIGLGADGTIETILIQPDGKILLGGHFKTFNEQSFSGLVRLNSDGSIDSSFNIRSGFDKYVYALALQSDQKIIVGGSFLIFDGNPQKRIVRLNSDGSLDSTFESGTGFSKGDVRSILVQPDDRILVGGSFSGTYKNSVSSRLIRLLSTGAIDNSFTSPLNNTLFDMKFTDEYKLLIGGNFNSVSGISKHRIARLKLCVNTTVWNGISWSNGPPSAGKDVFFKENFPQLTTTAVCGCHIDQGKIVTLLEKNALSIEFGYTGFGTLVLEDSASLYQSDDEIVNTGIIHLIRKTKPVIRYDMTYWSSPVDRQTMVDFSPNTLADKYYWHDPTSRWIVNYNGTMTMIPGQGYCIRAPQNYSITEREVFEGTFKGIPNNGKIEAEFKVADGYYLIGNPYPSAINADLFIKSNASKIYGALYFWTHSTPPSNGKYSADDCVVYNLLGGVGISSSLNSENYTTTPDGTIASGQGFFIQSKEEGFIQFNNSMRIKAHNSSFFRPSNSSQAEKENDRLRFWLNLHNGKNALKQILLGYAKEASNALDYYDALSFGSSQEIDFYSILEDKKLVIQGKAMPWIESDSFNLGYKTTAKTTLKLEIDNQDPLFNEIDIFLVDQTLNKIHNLSEGAYQFDSEVGTFNNRFSIVYSNKTLGETTFKEDSQTTLIYVKNQIINIESFKENIKKVGIFDISGNELYKKDKLETRKVSVQNLFSPHQVLLVKVIFENGKSTSKKVIF